A single region of the Streptomyces sp. ITFR-16 genome encodes:
- a CDS encoding D-alanyl-D-alanine carboxypeptidase → MTAYLVLKDHPLKRGQDGPGIKVDAKAESDGQLFSEGESTLDTVKEGDVLTERDALAALMIPSANNIARLLARWDAGSEKAFVEKMNKTADELGMKNTHYTDPSGLTASTVSTAEDLVKLGEKLVEFPALMDITKLPEWKDPSGKKWRNYNTLVPFDGALGIKTGSTTKAGGNLLFAAHRMVDGTDQLIVGAVLGQHKNPIIDTVNAASKQVMTATLDLLEGAKIVKKGDVVGTVDNGMGGSSQVVATKDVKAVGWAGLTVKLELTDDGKTIPHGAVAGTHVGTLTVGEGASQVKVAVALKDDLPEPTTGDKLTRLG, encoded by the coding sequence ATGACCGCGTACCTCGTGCTCAAGGACCACCCGCTCAAGCGTGGCCAGGACGGCCCGGGCATCAAGGTCGACGCCAAGGCCGAGTCGGACGGCCAGCTGTTCAGCGAGGGCGAGTCCACGCTCGACACGGTCAAGGAGGGCGACGTCCTCACCGAGCGTGACGCGCTCGCCGCGCTCATGATCCCGTCCGCGAACAACATCGCCCGGCTGCTGGCGCGCTGGGACGCGGGCTCGGAGAAGGCGTTCGTCGAGAAGATGAACAAGACCGCCGACGAGCTGGGCATGAAGAACACCCACTACACCGACCCCTCCGGGCTCACCGCTTCGACGGTCAGCACCGCGGAGGACCTGGTGAAGCTCGGCGAGAAGCTCGTGGAGTTCCCGGCGCTGATGGACATCACCAAGCTGCCGGAGTGGAAGGACCCGTCGGGCAAGAAGTGGCGGAACTACAACACGCTCGTTCCGTTCGACGGGGCCCTGGGCATCAAGACCGGCTCCACCACCAAGGCGGGCGGCAACCTGCTCTTCGCCGCGCACAGGATGGTCGACGGTACGGACCAGCTCATCGTGGGCGCGGTGCTCGGCCAGCACAAGAACCCGATCATCGACACGGTGAACGCGGCCAGCAAGCAGGTCATGACTGCCACGCTCGACCTGCTGGAAGGCGCCAAGATCGTCAAGAAGGGCGATGTGGTCGGCACGGTCGACAACGGCATGGGCGGCAGCAGCCAGGTCGTCGCGACCAAGGACGTGAAGGCGGTCGGCTGGGCGGGCCTCACGGTCAAGCTCGAACTGACCGACGACGGCAAAACGATCCCGCACGGAGCGGTGGCCGGTACGCACGTCGGCACGCTCACGGTGGGTGAGGGCGCCAGCCAGGTGAAGGTGGCCGTCGCGCTGAAGGACGACCTGCCGGAGCCGACGACCGGCGACAAGCTGACCCGCCTCGGCTGA
- a CDS encoding MFS transporter, with protein MTTAEPTRAKDGTASAGTTQAPDGQRAPGGGNGSDSPAERLKALCLRHPVLLTTVVAAAVHILWFFFFANSGGDIAAQDAWAEFVGRHPGTAYNLAWYGGMHPVSYSVVSPYLMSVLGVRTTMMVAGTVSAGLTSLILYRVKAVRNPLACSFAGVFAYLCNALSGRVTFGLGMMFAVGAVAAVFCWPHRWRYKRWAKAAVAAPLAALATAGSPVAGLFLGVVAAALFLNKRRPGAYALGLAPVVVVALSAWLFPFSGTQPMSVATLSLPFVFSVLVFFLVPADWKTVRTATAVYGIGTLLTYVVDSQIGSNVSRMAMLFAGVVLLAALPYTVPRSRKWYALVVAFAGLNFWIGFKGVDDIVRTAPTASWTRELAPLVDQLQRVGAERGRVEVVPPSSHREAAAMMPYVNLARGWNRQADMERNPLFYDDTLNAVNYRQWLDRWAVHYVVLPTGAPDSGAVQETELVERGQPYLKAIWSNADWRLFAVDSPVPMADPPATVDRAGAGELTIHVKKAGRVLIRIPFSRWLAVVDENGKGLERPQETEASKQRADESTPKTFVNTNGCLIKVDEDEDGDEWTELLAPRPGVYRLGAPYQLPPGTPCPDELR; from the coding sequence GTGACCACTGCCGAGCCGACACGGGCGAAGGACGGCACCGCCTCCGCGGGCACGACACAGGCCCCGGACGGGCAGCGCGCACCCGGCGGCGGCAACGGGTCGGACAGCCCCGCCGAGCGCCTCAAGGCGCTCTGTCTGCGCCACCCGGTCCTGCTGACGACGGTGGTCGCCGCGGCCGTCCACATCCTGTGGTTCTTCTTCTTCGCGAACAGCGGCGGCGACATCGCGGCCCAGGACGCCTGGGCCGAGTTCGTCGGCCGGCACCCCGGCACCGCGTACAACCTCGCCTGGTACGGCGGCATGCACCCCGTCTCGTACAGCGTGGTCTCGCCGTATCTGATGTCGGTGCTCGGTGTCCGGACGACGATGATGGTCGCCGGAACGGTCTCGGCCGGGCTGACCTCGCTGATCCTGTACCGGGTCAAGGCGGTCCGTAACCCGCTGGCCTGCTCGTTCGCGGGTGTCTTCGCGTATCTGTGCAACGCGCTGTCGGGCCGGGTGACGTTCGGCCTCGGGATGATGTTCGCGGTCGGCGCGGTGGCGGCGGTGTTCTGCTGGCCCCACCGCTGGCGGTACAAGCGCTGGGCGAAGGCGGCCGTCGCGGCCCCGCTCGCCGCGCTGGCGACGGCCGGCAGCCCGGTGGCCGGGCTCTTCCTCGGCGTGGTCGCGGCGGCGCTGTTCCTGAACAAGCGGCGCCCCGGCGCGTACGCCCTGGGGCTCGCGCCCGTCGTGGTGGTGGCGCTGTCGGCGTGGCTGTTCCCCTTCTCCGGCACGCAGCCGATGTCGGTCGCGACGCTGTCGCTGCCGTTCGTCTTCTCCGTGCTCGTGTTCTTCCTGGTGCCGGCCGACTGGAAGACGGTGCGTACGGCGACCGCCGTGTACGGCATCGGCACGCTGCTCACGTACGTGGTGGACTCGCAGATCGGCTCGAACGTCTCGCGGATGGCGATGCTGTTCGCCGGTGTCGTGCTGCTGGCCGCGCTGCCGTACACGGTGCCCCGCTCGCGCAAGTGGTACGCGCTGGTCGTCGCGTTCGCCGGGCTGAACTTCTGGATCGGCTTCAAGGGCGTCGACGACATCGTCCGGACCGCCCCCACCGCCTCCTGGACGCGCGAACTGGCCCCGCTGGTCGACCAGCTCCAGCGGGTCGGCGCGGAGCGCGGCCGGGTCGAGGTCGTCCCGCCGAGCAGCCACCGCGAGGCGGCGGCGATGATGCCGTACGTCAACCTGGCCCGGGGCTGGAACCGGCAGGCGGACATGGAGCGCAACCCGCTCTTCTACGACGACACCCTGAACGCGGTCAACTACCGCCAGTGGCTCGACCGCTGGGCCGTGCACTACGTGGTGCTGCCCACGGGCGCCCCGGACAGCGGCGCCGTCCAGGAGACGGAGCTGGTCGAACGGGGCCAGCCCTATCTGAAGGCGATCTGGTCGAACGCCGACTGGCGGCTGTTCGCGGTCGACAGCCCGGTTCCCATGGCCGATCCGCCCGCGACGGTGGACCGGGCGGGCGCCGGGGAGCTGACCATCCATGTGAAGAAGGCGGGCCGGGTACTGATCCGTATCCCGTTCTCGCGCTGGCTCGCCGTGGTCGACGAGAACGGCAAGGGCCTGGAGCGGCCGCAGGAGACCGAGGCGTCCAAGCAGCGGGCGGACGAGAGCACCCCGAAGACGTTCGTCAACACCAACGGCTGCCTGATCAAGGTGGACGAGGACGAGGACGGCGACGAGTGGACGGAGCTGCTGGCTCCGCGCCCCGGCGTGTACCGGCTGGGCGCGCCCTACCAGCTGCCGCCGGGCACCCCCTGCCCTGACGAACTCCGCTGA
- a CDS encoding adhesin, translated as MSCPDCGSVTRSSGSAEEGGGWIARETLTGRISTLPRSRKAWLAAGAVVLTGSLVTAVSIVVSAGGTGSRTEAAGRSGTGTGERAGGAPTRIGPPPDPEPGVSAPAHRYAQWAGPGCSTGEYREHGRFENGDAGWYTVAGGGYRGDSCDGRFSAVPMSGSPGEDRGSTATWSWHLGPGYRECALTVYVPAPPRPRDAAGDPTVYRVLSDPGDADSAYTGFAVRQSAHRGSAVEVNSYPVKGDTFAVQLIDRGRDWGSTALLGAHHAAAQMKASCR; from the coding sequence ATGAGCTGCCCGGACTGCGGCTCGGTGACCCGTTCAAGCGGGAGCGCCGAGGAGGGCGGGGGCTGGATCGCCCGCGAGACGCTGACGGGCCGGATCTCCACGCTGCCCAGGAGCCGTAAGGCCTGGCTCGCGGCGGGCGCGGTCGTCCTGACCGGCTCGCTGGTCACGGCGGTGTCGATCGTGGTGTCGGCGGGCGGCACCGGCAGCCGTACCGAGGCGGCAGGCCGCTCCGGGACCGGCACGGGCGAGCGCGCCGGCGGCGCCCCCACCCGCATCGGCCCGCCGCCCGACCCGGAACCGGGCGTATCCGCCCCCGCCCACAGGTACGCGCAGTGGGCGGGCCCGGGCTGCTCGACGGGGGAGTACCGGGAGCACGGACGCTTCGAGAACGGCGACGCGGGCTGGTACACGGTCGCCGGGGGCGGCTACCGGGGCGACTCGTGCGACGGCCGGTTCAGCGCCGTACCGATGTCGGGCAGCCCGGGCGAGGACCGGGGCAGCACCGCCACCTGGTCCTGGCACCTGGGCCCGGGCTACCGGGAGTGTGCGCTGACGGTGTACGTCCCCGCCCCGCCCCGCCCGCGCGACGCGGCCGGGGATCCCACGGTGTACCGGGTGCTCTCCGACCCCGGGGACGCGGACTCGGCGTACACGGGCTTCGCGGTGCGCCAGAGCGCACACCGGGGGAGCGCGGTGGAGGTGAACAGCTACCCCGTGAAGGGGGACACGTTCGCGGTCCAGCTGATCGACCGGGGCCGGGACTGGGGCAGCACGGCCCTGCTGGGCGCGCACCACGCGGCGGCCCAGATGAAGGCGTCCTGCCGCTGA
- a CDS encoding ATP-binding protein, producing the protein MDRTRASWCNTTHDWAAAVDHDHLAAIRSAPHSYAPGGTAHLLLEVLAYAADEAECNGGGRAVVTLHPDGSVSVADDGRGTDTRFDGAGRPVKKPVMATKDLRFFDVPAPPPLPDGHPRRGMSVVAALSERLTHTNRRRNGSWTQRYEHGVPVTDLDPAPDAATTGTTVHFHPTTGPLTAEQAQEARGGWPSYLTIEIEDRTTG; encoded by the coding sequence ATGGACAGGACAAGGGCCTCGTGGTGCAACACCACGCACGACTGGGCGGCGGCCGTGGACCACGACCACCTGGCGGCCATCCGCAGCGCCCCGCACAGCTATGCCCCCGGCGGCACGGCCCACCTGCTCCTGGAGGTCCTCGCCTACGCGGCGGACGAGGCGGAGTGCAACGGGGGCGGACGCGCGGTCGTCACCCTGCACCCCGACGGCTCGGTCTCCGTGGCGGACGACGGCCGGGGCACGGACACCCGCTTCGACGGTGCGGGCCGCCCGGTCAAGAAGCCGGTGATGGCCACGAAGGACCTCCGCTTCTTCGACGTCCCGGCCCCTCCGCCCCTCCCCGACGGCCACCCGCGCCGCGGCATGTCGGTCGTCGCGGCCCTCAGCGAACGCCTCACCCACACCAACCGCCGCCGCAACGGTTCCTGGACCCAGCGCTACGAACACGGCGTCCCCGTCACGGACCTGGACCCCGCCCCGGACGCCGCCACGACGGGCACGACGGTCCACTTCCACCCGACGACGGGCCCGCTGACGGCGGAACAGGCACAGGAAGCACGCGGTGGCTGGCCGTCGTACCTCACGATCGAGATCGAGGACAGGACCACCGGCTGA
- a CDS encoding flavoprotein — MRRPVVHLVGCGSRPTGDLPAFAAELREDGWAPWLVPSPVGLRFLDVGRAEAAGQAVRWEFDPDASVELPPAQAVVVAPATFNTVIKMAGGMADTLALAVAADAVGARAPVIVVPWTNARLAGHPLFGPATRTLAEWGVRVLAADQAEPFPWAAVREALEQARREREL; from the coding sequence ATGCGTCGTCCAGTCGTCCACCTGGTGGGCTGCGGTTCCCGTCCGACCGGTGATCTGCCCGCGTTCGCGGCGGAGTTGCGGGAGGACGGGTGGGCGCCCTGGCTCGTGCCCAGTCCCGTGGGGCTGCGGTTTCTGGATGTCGGGCGGGCCGAGGCGGCGGGGCAGGCGGTGCGCTGGGAGTTCGATCCCGATGCTTCCGTGGAACTTCCCCCGGCGCAGGCCGTCGTCGTCGCGCCGGCCACCTTCAATACCGTCATCAAAATGGCCGGGGGAATGGCCGACACGCTCGCTCTGGCGGTCGCGGCCGATGCCGTCGGGGCGCGGGCGCCCGTGATCGTGGTGCCCTGGACCAATGCGCGCCTCGCGGGGCATCCGCTGTTCGGGCCCGCCACGCGGACGCTGGCTGAATGGGGGGTCCGGGTGCTGGCCGCGGACCAGGCGGAGCCGTTTCCCTGGGCGGCCGTGCGCGAGGCGCTGGAGCAGGCGCGGCGGGAGCGGGAGTTGTAG
- the argS gene encoding arginine--tRNA ligase: MANLEELLHQRLAPAFEAVADAPVDPVIRRSQHAHFQSDAALALVRRIGGNPREIAARVVEAAQLDDLCSAVEISGPGFINLTFSDEVLARLLADTIGDERLAVPQAKHPEKIVIDYSAPNAAKEMHVGHLRSTIIGDAAVRLLEWQGNTVVRQNHIGEWGTPFGMLVEHLLDIGESEAAHELSVGDLNGFYKAARVKFDADETFKDRARRRVVLLQGGDETTLRLWRTLVDESKKYFLTVYGMLGVRLTEDDFFGESSYNDQLQSVVDELAELGLLRESEGAQCVFPEGYTNRNGDPLPIIVKKGDGGFGYGATDLATIRHRLRNLHATRLLYVVGLPQRQHLEMVYDVAREAHWLVPPARAEHIGHGSILGEDGKMLRTRAGVSVKLVDLLEEAVVRAAAVIAEKNPQLDEETRADVARAVGIGAVKYADLSTDRLKDYVFDYDRMLSFEGNTAPYLQYARARICSIFRKAGVVQPLTGVGTLVITEPAERALALELLEFDSLVSEIAQTLEFHRLAHYLYSLASAFTSFYEKCPVLRSEGEVKQSRLVLCDITARTLELGLGLLGIETPDQM; the protein is encoded by the coding sequence ATGGCGAACCTGGAAGAATTGCTGCACCAGCGGCTGGCCCCCGCATTCGAAGCCGTAGCCGACGCACCCGTCGACCCGGTCATCCGACGATCCCAGCACGCACACTTCCAGTCCGACGCCGCCCTCGCCCTCGTGCGCAGGATCGGAGGAAATCCGCGTGAGATCGCCGCCCGTGTGGTGGAGGCCGCGCAACTCGACGACCTGTGCTCGGCGGTCGAGATCTCCGGCCCCGGGTTCATCAACCTGACCTTCTCCGACGAGGTCCTCGCACGTCTCCTGGCCGACACGATCGGCGACGAGCGCCTCGCCGTACCGCAGGCCAAGCATCCCGAGAAGATCGTCATCGACTACTCCGCGCCGAACGCCGCGAAGGAGATGCACGTCGGGCACCTCCGTTCGACGATCATCGGGGACGCGGCCGTGCGCCTGCTGGAGTGGCAGGGCAACACCGTCGTCCGGCAGAACCACATCGGTGAATGGGGCACGCCCTTCGGGATGCTCGTCGAGCACCTGCTCGACATCGGTGAGAGCGAGGCCGCCCACGAGCTCTCGGTGGGCGATCTGAACGGCTTCTACAAGGCCGCCCGCGTGAAGTTCGACGCGGACGAGACCTTCAAGGACCGCGCCCGCAGGCGTGTTGTCCTCCTCCAGGGCGGCGACGAGACGACGCTCCGGCTCTGGCGGACCCTGGTCGACGAATCCAAGAAGTACTTCCTGACCGTCTACGGCATGCTCGGCGTGCGGCTCACCGAGGACGACTTCTTCGGTGAGAGCTCCTACAACGACCAGCTCCAGTCGGTCGTGGACGAACTCGCCGAACTCGGCCTCCTGCGGGAGAGCGAAGGCGCCCAGTGCGTCTTCCCCGAGGGCTACACCAACCGCAACGGCGACCCGCTGCCCATCATCGTCAAGAAGGGCGACGGCGGATTCGGGTACGGCGCCACCGACCTGGCCACCATCCGGCACCGGCTGCGGAACCTGCACGCGACCCGCCTGCTGTACGTCGTCGGCCTGCCCCAGCGCCAGCACCTCGAAATGGTCTACGACGTGGCCAGGGAGGCGCACTGGCTCGTCCCGCCGGCCCGGGCCGAGCACATCGGCCACGGCTCGATCCTCGGGGAGGACGGCAAGATGCTCCGCACCCGTGCGGGCGTCTCCGTGAAGCTCGTCGACCTGCTCGAAGAGGCGGTCGTCCGGGCCGCGGCGGTCATCGCCGAGAAGAACCCCCAGCTGGACGAGGAGACGCGCGCGGACGTCGCCAGGGCGGTCGGGATCGGCGCGGTCAAGTACGCCGACCTCTCGACGGACCGCCTCAAGGACTATGTCTTCGACTACGACCGCATGCTGTCGTTCGAGGGCAACACCGCGCCCTATCTCCAGTACGCACGGGCCCGGATCTGCTCGATCTTCCGGAAGGCCGGTGTCGTGCAGCCGCTGACCGGGGTCGGCACCCTGGTCATCACCGAGCCCGCCGAGCGCGCACTCGCCCTGGAACTCCTGGAGTTCGACAGCCTCGTCTCCGAGATCGCCCAGACGCTGGAGTTCCACAGGCTGGCCCACTACCTCTACAGCCTGGCCAGCGCGTTCACGAGCTTCTACGAGAAGTGCCCGGTCCTGCGCTCCGAGGGCGAGGTCAAGCAGAGCCGTCTGGTCCTGTGCGACATCACGGCGCGGACGCTCGAACTGGGTCTGGGGCTTCTCGGGATCGAGACGCCCGACCAGATGTGA
- a CDS encoding GNAT family N-acetyltransferase, which translates to MHPDTWQPASDVHDFLARAGDFLRSRPALHSIPLTVTEGLVSRGPGAYGDGEPVFGVLERAGEVGATYFRTPPNRLSLTPLGPDEADALAAHLAGRGHVLPGVGAERETAAAFASAWQRRTGVTPVLHERQRLYRLGTLTPPEPYPEGRSRVAGAQDRELLMRWYAGFVADINGFGHTDPGDWADTRIANGRVTLWETPDGTPVSMAGVTAMVAGQIRMAPVYTPEHLRGRGYAGAAAVAASRAALATGAAEVLLFTDLANPTSNGLYQRIGYRPVADFAVYAFQDTERDR; encoded by the coding sequence ATGCACCCCGATACCTGGCAACCCGCTTCCGACGTGCACGACTTCCTTGCCCGTGCCGGTGATTTCCTGCGCTCGCGGCCCGCGCTCCACAGCATCCCCCTGACCGTCACCGAGGGCCTGGTGTCCAGGGGGCCGGGGGCGTACGGGGACGGTGAGCCCGTCTTCGGGGTGCTGGAGCGGGCGGGCGAGGTCGGTGCGACGTACTTCCGTACTCCGCCGAACCGTCTGAGCCTCACCCCGCTCGGCCCCGACGAGGCGGACGCCCTCGCCGCGCATCTGGCCGGTCGTGGCCATGTCCTCCCCGGTGTCGGCGCGGAACGCGAGACCGCCGCCGCCTTCGCCTCGGCCTGGCAGCGGCGCACCGGGGTGACGCCGGTACTCCACGAGCGCCAGCGCCTGTACCGCCTCGGCACGCTCACCCCGCCCGAGCCGTACCCGGAGGGCCGCAGCCGGGTCGCGGGAGCGCAGGACCGCGAGCTGCTCATGCGCTGGTACGCCGGGTTCGTCGCGGACATCAACGGTTTCGGTCACACGGACCCCGGCGACTGGGCCGACACCCGCATCGCCAACGGACGCGTCACGCTGTGGGAGACCCCCGACGGCACCCCCGTCTCGATGGCGGGCGTGACGGCCATGGTCGCCGGGCAGATCAGGATGGCCCCCGTGTACACCCCTGAGCACCTGCGCGGCCGCGGCTACGCGGGGGCCGCGGCGGTCGCGGCGAGCCGGGCCGCCCTCGCGACGGGCGCGGCCGAGGTGCTGCTGTTCACGGACCTGGCCAACCCGACGAGCAACGGCCTGTACCAGCGCATCGGTTACCGTCCGGTGGCGGATTTCGCGGTGTACGCCTTCCAGGACACCGAGCGCGACCGGTAG
- a CDS encoding DUF3800 domain-containing protein, whose translation MAAEISAAPLRLYFVDDGGDARTTACFASLGVDLGHVHVAEQRWRDFRAELHADARLEIPADSSLHAVDLVGARGRHVHRSRSTDRATHRQHCQEVILRGLRTIASMPGARVRAVYRETDDYGRDRPALYSALLHQLNRELAASGTHGVVIVDGDGTESALRQAHRALPDEGRHIIGDPVFRPARELHLLQAADMLAYSSYQSIAKSASRAFMWHWFGSTLPGAHGPSAL comes from the coding sequence ATGGCCGCTGAGATCAGTGCTGCCCCCTTGCGCCTCTACTTCGTCGATGACGGAGGCGACGCCCGTACCACTGCCTGTTTCGCCTCCTTAGGAGTCGACCTGGGGCATGTTCACGTAGCCGAGCAGCGATGGCGGGACTTCCGCGCCGAGCTGCACGCGGATGCCCGGCTGGAGATCCCGGCAGATTCCTCTCTGCACGCAGTGGACCTCGTCGGCGCTCGTGGCCGACACGTGCATCGCTCCCGCAGTACTGATCGCGCCACGCACCGGCAGCACTGCCAGGAGGTCATCCTGCGTGGGCTGCGGACCATCGCCTCGATGCCGGGGGCGCGCGTGCGCGCCGTCTACCGGGAGACCGACGACTACGGGCGCGACCGGCCCGCGCTCTACTCCGCCCTGCTCCATCAGCTCAACCGCGAGCTGGCCGCGTCCGGCACCCATGGTGTGGTCATCGTCGACGGCGACGGTACGGAGAGCGCCCTGCGGCAGGCCCACCGGGCCCTCCCCGACGAGGGGCGCCACATCATCGGTGACCCGGTGTTCCGGCCGGCCCGGGAGCTCCATCTGCTGCAGGCGGCCGACATGCTGGCGTACTCGTCCTACCAGTCCATCGCCAAGAGCGCGTCCCGCGCCTTCATGTGGCACTGGTTCGGCTCCACGCTTCCCGGTGCCCACGGTCCGAGCGCTCTGTGA
- a CDS encoding class I adenylate-forming enzyme family protein: MPHSDTDAADPLARIEALLTASGGPFAVVRGEDGRLVYADGPRTLVEFVETTWAFGERPFLIAGERTWSYAEFFAAASALARRLSETYGLRPGERAVVAMRNHPEWQIAFWAAQLAGLVAVPLNAWWTEDEFTYALDDSSPRVLLVDGERLPLVSGWASRAGARVVVFHEEHDEHEEEGERGEADGRVERYADLPAPDRYAAPPALDVRPEDDATIIYTSGTTGRPKGAVATHLAQAGAARNPGFHAAASALARGDLPGQGPTPVTLLTFPFFHVAAFTGLYSVMSAGGALVLMRKWDADEALRLIREHGVTHYAGVPATALQLLDAAARADDGLESLRMLNTGGAAAPPDLVGRLTARYGERIEPRNGYGLTETSGGVLAGFGAGYRRDPRSVGRPTPTTELRIAGPDGEELPDGQTGELWLRGQALARGYWGDGEATARAFAGGWFRTGDLAVVRDGRVSEVDRIKDLVIRGGENVYCVEVEGVLHDHPDVEDAAVLGVAHPVLGEEVAAVVRLRPGAAVTVDELRAHVGRSLAAFKVPAHVLVSGGPLPRNATGKILKHELRGSVESEVRAVRGG, from the coding sequence GTGCCCCATTCCGACACCGACGCCGCCGACCCCCTCGCCCGCATCGAGGCCCTGCTCACCGCTTCCGGTGGGCCGTTCGCCGTCGTGCGGGGTGAGGACGGGCGGCTCGTGTACGCCGACGGGCCCCGGACGCTCGTCGAGTTCGTCGAGACCACCTGGGCCTTCGGCGAACGGCCGTTCCTGATCGCCGGGGAGCGCACCTGGTCGTACGCCGAGTTCTTCGCCGCCGCCTCCGCCCTGGCGCGCCGGCTGAGCGAGACGTACGGGCTGCGGCCGGGGGAGCGGGCCGTGGTCGCGATGCGCAATCACCCGGAGTGGCAGATCGCGTTCTGGGCCGCCCAGCTGGCCGGGCTCGTCGCCGTACCGCTGAACGCCTGGTGGACCGAGGACGAGTTCACGTACGCCCTCGACGACTCCTCGCCCCGGGTGCTCCTGGTCGACGGGGAGCGGCTGCCGCTCGTCTCCGGGTGGGCGAGCAGGGCCGGGGCGCGCGTGGTCGTCTTCCATGAGGAACACGACGAGCACGAGGAAGAGGGCGAGCGGGGGGAGGCGGACGGGCGGGTGGAGCGGTACGCGGATCTGCCCGCGCCCGACCGCTACGCCGCCCCGCCCGCCCTGGACGTCCGGCCCGAGGACGACGCCACGATCATCTACACCTCCGGCACCACCGGCCGGCCCAAGGGCGCCGTTGCCACGCACCTCGCGCAGGCGGGCGCCGCGCGCAACCCCGGGTTCCACGCCGCCGCCTCCGCGCTCGCGCGCGGGGACCTTCCGGGGCAGGGGCCCACGCCCGTCACGCTGCTGACCTTCCCGTTCTTCCACGTCGCCGCGTTCACCGGCCTGTACTCCGTGATGTCCGCCGGCGGCGCCCTCGTCCTGATGCGCAAGTGGGACGCGGACGAGGCGCTCCGGCTCATCCGCGAGCACGGCGTCACGCACTACGCCGGGGTGCCGGCCACCGCGCTCCAGCTGCTCGACGCCGCCGCCCGGGCGGACGACGGGCTGGAGAGCCTGCGGATGCTCAACACGGGCGGGGCGGCCGCGCCGCCGGACCTGGTCGGCCGGCTCACCGCGCGGTACGGGGAGCGCATCGAGCCGCGCAACGGCTACGGGCTCACCGAGACCAGCGGCGGTGTCCTCGCCGGCTTCGGGGCCGGCTACCGGCGCGACCCGCGCAGTGTCGGGCGCCCCACCCCCACCACCGAGCTGCGGATCGCCGGGCCGGACGGCGAGGAGCTGCCCGACGGGCAGACCGGTGAGCTGTGGCTGCGCGGCCAGGCGCTCGCCCGGGGCTACTGGGGCGACGGGGAGGCGACCGCGCGGGCGTTCGCCGGCGGCTGGTTCCGTACCGGGGATCTGGCCGTGGTCCGGGACGGGCGGGTCAGTGAGGTCGACCGGATCAAGGACCTGGTGATCCGGGGCGGCGAGAACGTGTACTGCGTCGAGGTCGAGGGCGTGCTGCACGACCACCCGGACGTCGAGGACGCGGCGGTCCTCGGGGTCGCCCATCCGGTGCTGGGCGAGGAGGTCGCCGCGGTGGTGCGGCTGCGCCCCGGCGCCGCCGTCACCGTGGACGAGCTGCGGGCGCACGTCGGGCGGAGCCTGGCCGCGTTCAAGGTCCCGGCCCATGTGCTGGTGTCCGGCGGGCCGCTGCCCCGCAACGCCACGGGCAAGATCCTCAAGCACGAGCTGCGCGGGTCCGTGGAGAGCGAGGTGCGGGCGGTCAGGGGCGGGTGA